A single window of Syntrophotalea acetylenica DNA harbors:
- the buk gene encoding butyrate kinase: MSTHANYRILAINPGSTSTKVALFENDTLLLQETLRYDTDALAPFAHVPDQYSFRRDSVLHWLEKHGVAVNGLDAVVGRGGLFGPLESGTYAVNQSMLEEMRAIGPREHASNLGVLIAREIAGLAGAPAFTVDPVTVDEMDDIARYSGLAGIERHSIGHALNIKAVARRAAADHFADYAELNLIIAHLGGGVSVTAHRHGRMVDVSGALDAGPFSPERSGTLPLLDVVELCFGGTCTKAEIKKKLIGQGGLVSYLGTNSAIEVGRRIAAGDSQALAVARAMAYQIAKEIGAMATVLNGDVDAIVLTGGVAHWSELVEWIRERVGWIATVWAYPGEDEMLALAQGALRVLRNEEFARVYAPR; the protein is encoded by the coding sequence ATGTCGACACATGCCAACTATCGGATTCTCGCCATCAATCCGGGATCCACATCGACCAAGGTCGCCCTGTTTGAAAACGACACCCTGCTGTTGCAGGAAACCCTGCGCTACGACACGGATGCCCTGGCGCCCTTCGCCCATGTGCCGGACCAGTATTCCTTCCGGCGCGATTCGGTGCTGCATTGGCTTGAAAAGCACGGCGTCGCTGTGAACGGGCTGGATGCCGTCGTCGGCCGGGGCGGCCTTTTCGGTCCCCTCGAAAGCGGTACCTACGCCGTCAATCAATCCATGCTGGAGGAAATGCGGGCCATCGGTCCCCGTGAGCACGCCTCCAACCTGGGCGTGCTGATTGCCAGGGAGATCGCCGGTCTCGCCGGCGCGCCGGCCTTTACCGTCGACCCGGTGACGGTGGACGAAATGGACGACATCGCCCGGTATTCCGGCCTGGCCGGTATCGAGCGGCACAGCATTGGCCATGCCCTGAATATCAAGGCGGTGGCCCGTCGCGCCGCCGCCGACCATTTTGCGGATTACGCAGAACTCAATCTGATCATCGCGCATCTCGGCGGGGGCGTCTCCGTCACCGCCCATCGGCATGGCCGCATGGTCGATGTCAGCGGCGCTCTCGATGCCGGGCCCTTTTCCCCGGAGCGCAGCGGCACCCTGCCGCTGCTCGATGTGGTCGAGCTTTGCTTCGGCGGTACCTGTACGAAGGCGGAAATCAAGAAAAAGCTCATCGGGCAAGGGGGCCTGGTTTCCTATCTGGGGACCAATTCGGCCATCGAGGTAGGCCGCCGCATCGCCGCCGGAGATAGCCAAGCCCTGGCAGTGGCCCGGGCCATGGCTTACCAGATCGCCAAGGAAATCGGCGCCATGGCTACCGTGCTGAACGGCGATGTCGATGCCATCGTGCTGACCGGCGGGGTGGCGCACTGGAGTGAACTGGTCGAATGGATCCGCGAAAGGGTCGGGTGGATCGCCACCGTCTGGGCCTATCCGGGCGAGGACGAAATGCTCGCTCTTGCACAGGGCGCCCTGCGCGTGTTGCGGAACGAGGAATTTGCGCGAGTTTATGCTCCGCGCTGA